One Amaranthus tricolor cultivar Red isolate AtriRed21 chromosome 10, ASM2621246v1, whole genome shotgun sequence genomic window carries:
- the LOC130826249 gene encoding cellulose synthase A catalytic subunit 3 [UDP-forming]-like, translating to MEESEHGLKYGNQIGEQVCQICSDKIGTNVDGEPFVACDVCAFPVCRPCYEYERKDGNQSCPQCKTRYKRLKGSPAIHGDKVEGYDVDDFSDINEPTGNAISKKPQERMLGWHMNNGQSGELGPPSYDKEVPMSHIPRLPSGRTISGDLSAASPERYSMPSPGASTGANIRLSREFASPGFGNVAWKERIDGWKMKQEKSTGPPSVSHAPSEGRFAHDLDASTDIAMDDPLLNDETRQPLSRKVPIPSSRINPYRMVIVLRLAVLGLFLHYRITNPVPNAYPLWLISVICEIWFAISWILDQFPKWLPINRETYLDRLSLRYDREGEPSQLAAVDIFVSTVDPLKEPPLVTANTVLSILAVDYPVDKVSCYVSDDGAAMLTFEALSETSEFARKWVPFCKKYEIEPRAPEWYFAQKIDYLKDKVQTTFVKDRRAMKREYEEFKIRINGLVAKAQKVPEEGWVMQDGTPWPGNNTRDHPGMIQVFLGQSGGLDTEGNELPRLVYVSREKRPGFQHHKKAGAMNALVRVSAVLTNGPFLLNLDCDHYINNSKALREAMCFMMDPNLGKYVCYVQFPQRFDGIDKNDRYANRNTVFFDINLRGLDGIQGPVYVGTGCVFNRTALYGYEPPVKPKPKKKGIFSSCFGGSRKKSSKKDSKKKANKHADPTIPIFNLEDIEEGVEGAGFDDEKSLLMSQMSLEKRFGQSEVFVASTLMENGGVPQSATPDTLLKEAIHVISCGYEDKTEWGAEIGWIYGSVTEDILTGFKMHARGWRSIYCIPKRPAFKGSAPINLSDRLNQVLRWALGSVEILFSRHCPLWYGYGGRLKWLERFAYVNTTIYPLTSIPLLAYCTLPAVCLLTGKFIIPQISNLASIWFLSLFLSIFATGILEMRWSGVGIDEWWRNEQFWVIGGVSAHLFAVFQGLLKVLAGIDTNFTVTSKASDEDGDFAELYMFKWTTLLIPPTTLLIINLVGVVAGISYAINSGYQSWGPLFGKLFFAFWVIIHLYPFLKGLMGRQNRTPTIVVVWSILLASIFSLLWVRVDPFTTRVTGPDIEQCGINC from the exons ATGGAGGAATCAGAACATGGG CTTAAATATGGAAACCAGATAGGTGAACAAGTCTGTCAGATCTGTAGTGATAAAATTGGCACAAATGTAGATGGAGAGCCTTTTGTTGCCTGTGATGTTTGTGCCTTCCCTGTTTGTCGTCCTTGTTACGAGTATGAGCGGAAAGATGGCAATCAATCTTGTCCACAATGCAAGACAAGATACAAGCGGCTAAAAG GTAGTCCTGCAATTCACGGGGACAAGGTTGAAGGTTATGATGTTGACGATTTCAGTGACATCAATGAGCCAACGGGTAATGCAATCTCGAAGAAGCCTCAGGAGAGAATGCTTGGTTGGCATATGAACAATGGACAATCAGGGGAGCTTGGTCCCCCTAGCTATGATAAAGAGGTTCCTATGAGCCATATTCCTCGGCTGCCAAGTGGGCGCACG ATTTCTGGAGACCTATCAGCTGCATCCCCGGAACGTTACTCCATGCCTTCGCCTGGAGCCAGCACCGGAG CAAATATTAGATTGTCAAGGGAATTCGCTTCTCCTGGATTTGGAAATGTAGCTTGGAAAGAAAGGATTGATGGTTGGAAAATGAAGCAAGAGAAGAGTACAGGTCCTCCAAGTGTTAGTCATGCACCTTCCGAGGGAAGGTTTGCTCATGATTTGGACGCTAGCACTGATATTGCTATGGACGACCCACTATT AAATGATGAAACTCGCCAACCGTTGTCAAGGAAGGTTCCCATTCCTTCATCCAGAATTAACCCATATAGGATGGTGATCGTTCTGCGACTTGCTGTTCTTGGTCTTTTCTTGCACTACCGTATTACAAACCCAGTGCCAAATGCCTATCCTTTGTGGTTGATTTCCGTCATTTGTGAGATATGGTTTGCAATATCTTGGATTCTGGATCAGTTTCCTAAGTGGCTTCCTATCAATCGTGAAACTTATCTTGACAGGCTGTCACTCAG GTATGATCGTGAAGGGGAACCATCACAGCTGGCCGCCGTTGATATTTTCGTCAGTACTGTGGACCCGTTGAAGGAACCTCCTCTTGTCACTGCCAATACTGTGCTATCCATTCTTGCAGTTGACTATCCTGTTGACAAAGTTTCTTGCTACGTCTCTGACGATGGAGCAGCTATGCTGACATTTGAAGCTCTTTCGGAGACATCAGAATTTGCAAGAAAATGGGTTCCTTTCtgtaaaaaatatgaaattgaGCCACGAGCTCCAGAATGGTATTTTGCTCAAAAGATCGACTACCTCAAAGATAAAGTTCAGACTACTTTTGTGAAAGATCGCAGGGCTATGAAG AGAGAATATGAAGAGTTTAAAATCCGTATCAATGGCCTCGTTGCCAAGGCACAAAAGGTCCCAGAGGAAGGATGGGTCATGCAAGATGGGACTCCTTGGCCTGGAAACAATACCAGGGACCATCCAGGAATGATACAG GTTTTCTTAGGCCAGAGTGGAGGACTTGATACAGAAGGTAATGAACTTCCACGTTTGGTTTATGTATCTCGTGAGAAACGTCCTGGGTTTCAGCATCACAAAAAAGCCGGTGCTATGAATGCTCTT GTTCGTGTCTCAGCCGTGCTCACAAATGGTCCATTTCTATTGAATCTTGATTGTGATCATTACATAAACAATAGTAAAGCTTTGAGGGAAGCTATGTGCTTTATGATGGATCCAAACCTCGGGAAATATGTTTGCTATGTCCAATTTCCACAAAGGTTCGATGGAATTGATAAAAATGATAGATATGCTAACCGTAACACTGTCTTCTTCGAT ATCAACTTGAGAGGTTTGGACGGTATCCAAGGTCCTGTTTATGTGGGTACAGGATGTGTCTTCAACAGAACAGCTTTATATGGTTATGAGCCTCCTGTTAAGCCAAAGCCCAAGAAGAAAGGAATTTTCTCTTCGTGTTTTGGTGGTTCTAGAAAGAAATCAAGCAAAAAAGACTCCAAAAAGAAAGCGAATAAACATGCCGACCCTACCATACCAATTTTCAATCTGGAAGATATCGAGGAAGGTGTTGAAG GTGCTGGATTTGATGATGAGAAGTCACTACTTATGTCTCAAATGAGCTTGGAGAAAAGGTTCGGTCAGTCGGAAGTATTTGTGGCTTCTACTCTGATGGAAAATGGAGGTGTTCCACAGTCTGCAACTCCTGACACCCTCTTGAAAGAAGCTATTCACGTTATCAGTTGTGGGTACGAGGACAAGACCGAGTGGGGAGCTGAA ATCGGCTGGATTTATGGTTCCGTTACAGAAGATATTCTTACAGGATTTAAGATGCACGCTAGGGGATGGCGATCAATCTATTGTATACCTAAGCGTCCAGCTTTTAAGGGATCTGCTCCTATCAACTTGTCTGATCGTTTGAATCAGGTGCTTCGGTGGGCTTTAGGTTCCGTTGAAATTCTTTTCAGTCGTCACTGTCCCTTGTGGTATGGTTATGGTGGACGGTTGAAATGGCTCGAGAGATTTGCTTATGTCAACACCACAATTTACCCACTCACATCTATTCCCCTTCTTGCATATTGTACCTTACCAGCTGTCTGTCTCCTTACTGGAAAGTTCATTATTCCACAG aTTAGTAACTTGGCTAGTATTTGGTTTTTGTCGCTCTTTCTTTCCATCTTTGCCACCGGTATACTAGAAATGAGATGGAGTGGTGTGGGGATCGATGAATGGTGGAGAAATGAGCAATTTTGGGTTATTGGAGGAGTTTCCGCCCATTTATTCGCTGTTTTCCAAGGTTTGCTCAAAGTTCTTGCTGGAATCGATACCAACTTTACCGTCACTTCCAAAGCATCAGACGAAGATGGGGATTTTGCTGAGCTTTACATGTTCAAATGGACAACTCTACTCATCCCACCAACTACTCTTCTCATCATAAACCTCGTCGGAGTGGTTGCTGGAATCTCCTATGCTATCAACAGTGGATACCAATCCTGGGGTCCTCTCTTCGGTAAACTGTTCTTCGCATTTTGGGTGATCATCCATCTTTATCCTTTCCTCAAGGGTCTCATGGGACGCCAGAACCGAACTCCTACCATCGTTGTTGTTTGGTCTATTCTCCTTGCGTCCATCTTCTCCTTATTATGGGTTAGGGTTGATCCGTTTACCACCCGAGTGACTGGTCCTGACATTGAACAATGCGGAATAAATTGCTAG
- the LOC130826247 gene encoding zinc finger AN1 and C2H2 domain-containing stress-associated protein 11-like, which translates to MGTPAFPNLGKHCSGDDCKQIDFLPFTCDRCNQVFCLEHRSYKQHQCPHADHQGVTVFIFPLCAKGVRLIPDEDPNISWESHVNTVCDPSNYEKVTKKRKCPVVGCKEILVFSNTIKCKDCTTDHCLKHRFGPDHKCDGPPKASTGIPFMGLLNSRSKMEVARPNRAPVQSSSSVWSWFLNAASSARASAEAGIAKLSSEFNQALQVGQCSKSSTSTGGPGGQEVCPQCNLRFASITALVEHVKKVHERSNNRHSVKKLSIDVCPKCSRGFKDPVALVNHVEKDHGGTSRA; encoded by the exons ATGGGAACACCTGCATTTCCAAATCTTGGAAAACATTGTTCTGGTGATGATTGTAAGCAAATTGATTTCCTCCCTTTCACTTGCGACCGCTGTAATCAg GTATTCTGCCTTGAGCATCGAAGCTATAAGCAGCACCAATGTCCTCATGCTGACCACCAAGGTGTCACTGTCTTCATTTTCCCACTTTGTGCTAAAGGAGTTCGCTTGATTCCCGATGAAGACCCAAATATCTCTTGGGAGTCTCATGTCAACACTGTATGCGACCCATCAAATTATGAGAAAGTAACTAAGAAGAGAAAATGCCCTGTTGTTGGCTGCAAGGAAATTCTTGTGTTCTCTAATACAATCAAATGCAAAGACTGTACCACCGATCACTGCTTGAAACATCGATTTGGGCCTGACCACAAGTGTGATGGCCCCCCAAAAGCCAGCACTGGGATTCCATTCATGGGCCTCTTGAATAGCAGAAGTAAAATGGAAGTGGCACGGCCCAATAGAGCACCAGTCCAATCATCATCGTCAGTGTGGTCCTGGTTTTTAAATGCTGCTTCATCAGCACGAGCCTCAGCTGAAGCAGGAATAGCTAAATTGAGTAGTGAATTTAATCAGGCACTTCAGGTGGGGCAATGCAGTAAAAGTAGCACAAGCACTGGTGGACCTGGGGGACAGGAAGTGTGCCCACAGTGCAACTTGAGGTTTGCATCAATTACAGCCCTTGTAGAGCATGTGAAAAAAGTTCATGAAAGAAGTAATAACCGCCATAGTGTTAAGAAGTTGTCAATCGATGTATGCCCTAAATGCAGCAGAGGATTTAAGGATCCCGTGGCTCTAGTTAACCATGTTGAGAAGGATCATGGAGGTACTTCAAGGGCTTAG
- the LOC130826248 gene encoding uncharacterized protein LOC130826248 yields MSRNANKWLTIVRRWESNDELPPIVGPPPPRVVVDTERYNTRSIETLVVVLAVITIVAVIAGIIARVCGGRHLGGSEEHDIEGWVERNCRSCLDSGLPPPPSPSPSPSPSPSDAKPENKS; encoded by the coding sequence atgtcAAGAAATGCAAATAAATGGTTAACAATTGTAAGAAGATGGGAAAGCAATGATGAACTACCACCAATAGTGGGTCCACCACCACCGCGGGTGGTGGTGGACACCGAGCGGTACAACACCCGCTCAATAGAGACACTAGTGGTTGTATTGGCGGTGATAACAATCGTAGCAGTGATAGCAGGGATCATTGCACGTGTGTGCGGAGGAAGACACCTTGGTGGGAGTGAAGAACATGATATTGAAGGTTGGGTGGAAAGGAATTGTAGGAGTTGCCTCGATAGCGGTCTTCCTCCTCCTCcttcaccatcaccatcaccatcaccatcaccatcagaCGCAAAGCcagaaaataaaagttaa